One Xyrauchen texanus isolate HMW12.3.18 chromosome 2, RBS_HiC_50CHRs, whole genome shotgun sequence genomic window carries:
- the LOC127617960 gene encoding histone H1-like yields the protein MAETAPAVKAPKKKPAAKPKKTGPSVSDLIVKAVSASKERSGVSLAALKKPLAAGGYDVEKKNSRVKLAIKSLVTKGTLIQTKGTGASGSFKINKNQAESKKKPVKKAAPKVKKPAAAKKPKSAATKKPAAKKSPKKVKKPAAAKKAPKSPKKAKKSAAPKKTAKSPKKTQAAKPKTAKTKAAKPKKAAPKKK from the coding sequence ATGGCAGAAACCGCTCCAGCTGTCAAAGCGCCCAAGAAGAAACCTGCAGCTAAACCCAAGAAAACGGGCCCAAGCGTCAGTGATCTCATCGTCAAAGCTGTGTCCGCATCCAAGGAGAGGAGCGGCGTGTCTCTCGCCGCCCTGAAGAAACCTCTCGCGGCCGGTGGATACGATGTGGAGAAGAAGAACTCCCGCGTCAAACTCGCCATCAAGAGTCTGGTGACTAAAGGGACTCTGATCCAGACCAAAGGAACCGGCGCCTCCGGCTCATTCAAGATCAACAAGAATCAAGCCGAGAGCAAGAAGAAACCCGTCAAGAAAGCCGCTCCTAAAGTCAAGAAACCCGCTGCTGCCAAGAAGCCCAAGAGTGCCGCGACAAAGAAACCCGCCGCTAAGAAATCCCCCAAGAAGGTGAAGAAACCCGCAGCCGCTAAGAAAGCACCGAAGAGCCCCAAGAAGGCAAAGAAGTCAGCAGCCCCCAAGAAAACAGCCAAGAGTCCCAAAAAGACTCAAGCTGCCAAACCCAAAACGGCAAAGACTAAAGCAGCCAAACCTAAAAAGGCAGCACCCAAAAAGAAGTAA
- the LOC127617584 gene encoding histone H2A-like, translated as MSGRGKTGGKARAKAKTRSSRAGLQFPVGRVHRLLRKGNYAQRVGAGAPVYLAAVLEYLTAEILELAGNAARDNKKTRIIPRHLQLAVRNDEELNKLLGGVTIAQGGVLPNIQAVLLPKKTEKPAKK; from the coding sequence ATGAGCGGCAGAGGTAAGACCGGCGGTAAAGCGCGAGCAAAGGCTAAAACTCGTTCCTCCAGGGCAGGACTGCAGTTCCCCGTCGGTCGTGTTCACAGGCTGCTCCGCAAAGGAAACTACGCACAGCGCGTTGGTGCCGGTGCTCCTGTTTATCTGGCCGCTGTGCTCGAGTATCTCACCGCTGAAATCCTGGAGTTGGCTGGAAACGCCGCTCGGGACAACAAGAAGACTCGTATCATTCCCCGTCACCTGCAGCTGGCAGTGCGGAACGACGAGGAGTTGAACAAACTCTTGGGTGGAGTGACCATCGCTCAGGGTGGTGTGCTGCCCAACATCCAGGCTGTGCTGCTGCCCAAGAAGACCGAGAAACCCGCCAAGAAGTAA
- the LOC127617705 gene encoding histone H2B-like: protein MPEPAKSAPKKGSKKAVTKTAGKGGKKRRKSRKESYAIYVYKVLKQVHPDTGISSKAMGIMNSFVNDIFERIGGEASRLAHYNKRSTITSREIQTAVRLLLPGELAKHAVSEGTKAVTKYTSSK, encoded by the coding sequence ATGCCTGAACCAGCCAAATCCGCCCCGAAGAAGGGATCCAAGAAGGCTGTCACAAAGACCGCCGGTAAGGGAGGAAAGAAGCGCAGAAAGTCCAGGAAGGAGAGTTACGCTATCTACGTGTATAAAGTCCTGAAACAGGTTCATCCTGACACCGGTATCTCTTCCAAGGCGATGGGAATCATGAACTCTTTCGTCAACGACATCTTCGAGCGCATCGGCGGTGAAGCGTCTCGTCTCGCTCACTACAACAAGCGCTCCACCATCACATCGAGAGAGATCCAGACCGCCGTGCGTCTGCTGCTGCCCGGTGAACTGGCCAAACACGCCGTGTCTGAGGGCACAAAGGCCGTCACCAAATACACCAGCTCCAAGTAG